A section of the Planctomicrobium piriforme genome encodes:
- a CDS encoding type IV pilus modification PilV family protein: MKRAADSLTRLQRNACRRGISLFEVVLALAIFIGALAAISQVLRVGSRASIRAQLNSQAAILGERRMSEILAGIVPLETVSRARFDDFPEWNWTLNVLDTETIGLLKLELTIERAGNNPDANVKYMLVRLQRDPQVYADAAAAATEVAQ, from the coding sequence GTGAAACGGGCGGCTGATTCCCTGACGCGTCTGCAACGCAACGCCTGTCGGCGCGGGATCTCGCTGTTCGAGGTCGTGCTGGCGCTGGCGATCTTCATTGGCGCGCTCGCGGCCATCAGTCAGGTGCTGCGAGTCGGCAGCCGCGCCTCGATTCGCGCTCAGCTCAATTCTCAGGCGGCCATTCTGGGCGAGCGCCGCATGAGCGAGATCCTGGCCGGCATCGTTCCTCTGGAAACCGTCTCCCGCGCCCGGTTTGACGACTTCCCGGAATGGAACTGGACGCTCAATGTCCTCGACACCGAAACCATCGGGCTGCTTAAACTCGAACTGACAATCGAACGGGCAGGCAACAATCCTGACGCCAACGTGAAGTACATGCTGGTGCGACTTCAGCGCGACCCGCAGGTGTACGCCGATGCCGCCGCCGCGGCGACGGAGGTTGCACAATGA
- a CDS encoding type II secretion system protein GspJ: protein MKRGNSTHAGFSLLEVLIALGLSVLLVSSVYAAIDLYYRYNLAGRAEVAGQQLMRGLTRRMSDDIGSVVMTLPQAETTTSDQQAADESSSGSSSSGQGSGSSSGSASNGGGGGASAFGGSTGSTSSSSSSTSSSGGAAAFDNNSEAASATTGVSFAGLEESGPPKLFGLVGTAELLHLSVSQPSRDLSYATVGGESTAEGRSSDLQVITYGLATIDSIMLALMQKDLDAVRPEKGLGRRSRDLFALDSVDETLSGVDLLAPEVTEMSFRYFDGTSWADAWDSQSVGLLPRAVEVTYGVWNPPRRQVGRVDRTQAGTVSRFVHVFHLPLSEPAVTETAP, encoded by the coding sequence ATGAAAAGGGGCAACTCCACACATGCTGGGTTTTCGCTGCTGGAAGTGCTGATTGCACTGGGGCTCAGCGTGCTGCTGGTGTCGTCGGTCTACGCGGCCATCGATCTCTACTACCGCTACAACCTGGCAGGCAGAGCCGAAGTGGCCGGCCAGCAACTAATGCGCGGGCTGACGCGACGCATGAGCGATGACATTGGCTCTGTCGTGATGACGCTGCCGCAAGCGGAGACAACCACGTCCGATCAACAGGCGGCGGACGAATCGTCGTCAGGCAGTTCCAGCAGTGGTCAGGGGAGTGGTAGTTCGTCTGGAAGTGCTTCCAACGGCGGCGGGGGGGGCGCGAGCGCTTTTGGCGGCTCGACAGGTTCGACTTCCAGTTCGTCGAGCTCGACAAGTTCATCAGGGGGCGCTGCCGCATTCGATAACAACAGCGAAGCGGCCAGCGCCACGACCGGCGTCAGCTTTGCCGGATTGGAAGAGTCGGGACCGCCGAAGTTGTTTGGTCTCGTCGGCACCGCAGAACTCCTGCATCTCAGCGTCAGCCAGCCTTCGCGTGATCTCTCTTACGCCACTGTCGGCGGCGAGTCGACTGCGGAGGGGCGATCCAGCGACCTGCAGGTGATCACCTATGGCCTGGCGACCATCGACTCCATCATGCTGGCCCTGATGCAGAAAGACCTCGACGCCGTCCGGCCTGAGAAAGGGTTGGGCCGTCGGTCGCGCGACCTGTTTGCTCTCGACAGCGTGGATGAAACGCTTTCCGGAGTCGATCTATTGGCTCCGGAAGTGACGGAAATGAGTTTTCGCTATTTCGACGGCACGAGTTGGGCGGACGCCTGGGACAGCCAGTCAGTGGGTCTTCTGCCCCGGGCGGTCGAAGTGACTTACGGAGTCTGGAACCCGCCGCGTCGTCAGGTGGGTCGAGTCGATCGGACGCAGGCCGGCACCGTCAGCCGCTTCGTGCATGTCTTCCATCTGCCGTTGTCGGAACCTGCCGTGACGGAGACAGCGCCATGA